From the Excalfactoria chinensis isolate bCotChi1 chromosome 1, bCotChi1.hap2, whole genome shotgun sequence genome, one window contains:
- the LUM gene encoding lumican, translating into MTLNSLPIFLVLISGIFCQYDYGPADDYGYDPFGPSTAVCAPECNCPLSYPTAMYCDNLKLKTIPIVPSGIKYLYLRNNMIESIEENTFDNVTDLQWLILDHNHLENSKIKGRVFSKLKNLKKLHINYNNLTEAVGPLPKTLDDLQLSHNKITKVNPGALEGLVNLTVIHLQNNQLKADSISGAFKGLNSLLYLDLSFNQLTKLPTGLPHSLLMLYFDNNQISNIPDEYFQGFKTLQYLRLSHNKLTDSGIPGNVFNITSLVELDLSFNQLKSIPTVSENLENFYLQVNKINKFPLSSFCKVVGPLTYSKITHLRLDGNNLTRADLPQEMYNCLRVAAEISLE; encoded by the exons ATGACTTTAAACTCTCTACCCATCTTTCTAGTATTGATTAGTGGCATTTTTTGCCAATATGACTATGGTCCTGCAGATGATTATGGTTATGATCCTTTTGGGCCATCCACAGCAGTCTGTGCCCCAGAGTGTAATTGTCCTTTAAGCTATCCTACTGCAATGTATTGTGACAATCTTAAACTGAAAACCATTCCAATTGTACCAAGTGGAATAAAATACCTTTATCTTCGAAACAATATGATTGAGTCCATTGAAGAGAACACATTTGATAATGTAACAGACCTGCAGTGGCTGATCCTAGATCACAATCACCTGGAAAATTCAAAAATTAAGGGAAGAGTCTTCTCTAAACTAAAGAATCTGAAGAAACTTCACATTAACTACAACAATTTGACTGAAGCTGTTGGACCGCTCCCCAAAACTCTGGATGACCTGCAATTAAGTCACAACAAGATAACAAAAGTCAATCCCGGTGCACTTGAGGGGCTGGTAAATCTGACTGTCATTCATCTCCAGAACAACCAGCTGAAAGCAGATTCTATTTCTGGGGCATTTAAAGGTCTGAATTCACTTTTGTATCTTGACTTAAGCTTCAATCAACTTACAAAGCTACCAACGGGACTTCCTCATTCCTTACTCATGCTGTACTTTGACAATAACCAGATCTCCAATATTCCTGATGAGTACTTCCAAGGTTTTAAAACCCTGCAATATTTACGTTTATCCCACAATAAATTAACAGATTCTGGAATACCAGGCAATGTCTTCAATATCACATCATTGGTCGAGTTGGATCTGTCCTTCAATCAACTGAAGAGTATTCCAACTGTCAGTGAGAATCTTGAAAACTTCTACCTCCAAGTCAACAAAATTAACA AGTTCCCATTGAGCAGCTTCTGTAAGGTTGTCGGACCACTGACCTATTCCAAGATCACACATTTACGCCTGGATGGAAACAATCTCACTCGGGCTGACCTGCCACAGGAGATGTACAACTGCCTTCGAGTGGCTGCGGAGATCTCACTGGAGTGA